A window from Mytilus galloprovincialis chromosome 8, xbMytGall1.hap1.1, whole genome shotgun sequence encodes these proteins:
- the LOC143084963 gene encoding toll-like receptor 6 — MKVIFGYTAHVSILMCIVIYTLFNDLIASHFTCDIHCICLKQNAMCTGVSLNYVPRFPAGIAVVNLTHTNLSYIGEHTFNNLSFSKFIGKLVLQENFITYIHPKAFFNISALKTLIISNQPQLNITLLTKAFVSLNKRNLKMLYLLDNQWTEIPVDSFNAFQNSKLLKLILTGNKFKIFNCTMFEEIISLKHLMLSNNSITDIYMKGLKNVSRLDLRSNMLTKVPKWCSKAGLSFVPNLQNLTLGNNNIGAFGKNAFRCLPKIQFLDLEGIHTGRLKDNVFSPMPVLKTLLLPRIGNPLKKIGQFAFNSSSLTTLQMNLNSIHFDKTSTKVFAYCPDLENLDLSHNFMPKNMSMFKEILQPLSKLRKLILVQSAITDIPDMLFTLFKNIRSINLRGNRIFRWNNLFMNVTSLTMLDLSVNSISVINQTSFPPDVLFSLKKLDLGFNPFSCTCEQLWFLNYTKHFMKKVVDFKLYKCKHPPNMDGKLLSNYHPTEENCNPWKPINTIIIGLAGSGTIMVLIIVLIVRCQSHIKNYVYLVRVSYNKRRGYLTMDNDEDFEYNAFVVYCEADRDWVHTKFIQRVENEEGLKLCIHHRDFEIGHSIIGNINKFVEKSRKVVVIMSNDFAKSEWCQWEVDVVQEKRRRLGRDVFLLVMLKNIDSSHMTSHLRALLASGHHVKYSSGVGEDLFWRAVVEGLKKPLGYPPVALL, encoded by the coding sequence ATGAAAGTGATATTTGGTTATACAGcacatgtttctattttaatgTGTATCGTCATTTATACACTATTCAATGATTTGATTGCTAGTCACTTTACATGCGACATACACTGTATATGTTTAAAGCAGAACGCCATGTGTACTGGAGTTTCCTTAAACTATGTTCCAAGATTTCCAGCAGGCATTGCAGTTGTGAATTTGACACACACAAACTTATCTTATATCGGCGAACATACATTTAATAATCTGTCGTTTAGTAAGTTTATTGGTAAACTGGTTCTACAGGAAAATTTTATTACTTACATTCATCCTAaagctttttttaatatttcagctCTGAAAACATTGATTATTTCCAACCAACCACAATTGAATATAACATTACTGACAAAAGCATTCGTCTCCCTCAATAAAAGGAATTTGAAAATGCTTTATCTTCTTGACAATCAATGGACAGAAATTCCAGTAGACTCATTTAATGCATTCCAAAATAGCAAATTGTTGAAGCTTATTTTAACAGgaaataagtttaaaatatttaattgtacaatgtttgaggaaataatttctttGAAACACTTAATGTTATCCAATAATTCTATCACAGATATTTATATGAAGGGGTTGAAAAATGTATCTAGATTGGATTTAAGGAGTAACATGTTAACCAAAGTTCCAAAATGGTGTTCTAAAGCaggtttaagttttgttccgaaCTTGCAAAACCTCACACTTGGAAATAACAACATTGGTGCGTTCGGAAAAAATGCTTTTAGATGTTTACCGAAAATTCAGTTTCTAGATTTAGAAGGCATTCATACGGGTCGTTTAAAAGATAATGTCTTTTCGCCTATGCCTGTTCTCAAAACTCTGTTGTTACCAAGAATAGGAAATCCTTTAAAGAAGATTGGTCAGTTTGCTTTCAATAGTTCGTCACTTACTACGCTTCAGATGAATTTGAACTCCATTCATTTTGACAAAACATCTACCAAAGTATTTGCATACTGTCCAGACCTAGAGAATCTGGATCTGAGTCATAATTTCATGCCAAAAAACATGTCCATGTTCAAAGAAATACTTCAACCGTTATCGAAACTTCGGAAACTTATACTTGTTCAAAGCGCAATAACCGATATTCCAGACATGTTATTTACACTATTCAAGAACATTAGGTCAATAAATCTTAGGGGGAACAGAATTTTTCGCTGGAATAATTTATTCATGAATGTAACTTCTTTAACTATGCTAGATTTGAGCGTAAATTCGATTTCAGTCATAAATCAGACCTCCTTTCCACCTGACGTTTTATTTTCGTTAAAGAAACTGGATTTAGGCTTTAACCCTTTCTCTTGTACATGTGAACAGCTTTGGTTCCTTAATTATACGAAACATTTCATGAAAAAGGTTGTTGATTTCAAACTTTATAAATGCAAACATCCACCTAATATGGATGGGAAACTTTTGTCAAATTATCACCCAACAGAGGAAAACTGTAATCCATGGAAACcaataaatacaattataattGGTCTCGCCGGAAGTGGAACGATCATGGTGTTAATCATTGTGTTAATTGTTCGATGTCAATCACATATTAAGAACTATGTCTACCTAGTACGAGTGTCCTACAACAAGAGACGAGGATATTTGACTATGGACAACGATGAAGATTTTGAATATAATGCATTCGTTGTGTACTGTGAAGCAGACAGAGACTGGGTTCATACAAAATTCATACAGAGAGTTGAAAATGAAGAGGGATTAAAATTGTGTATTCATCATCGTGACTTTGAAATCGGACATTCAATTATCGGCAATATCAATAAGTTTGTGGAAAAATCTAGAAAAGTTGTGGTTATAATGTCAAATGATTTTGCCAAAAGTGAATGGTGTCAGTGGGAAGTTGATGTTGTACAGGAAAAACGTAGACGACTGGGGAGAGATGTGTTTCTTCTCGTCATGTTGAAGAATATTGACTCCAGTCATATGACAAGTCATCTCCGAGCTCTGCTGGCCAGTGGTCATCATGTTAAATATTCAAGTGGCGTAGGAGAGGATTTGTTTTGGAGAGCTGTTGTTGAAGGTCTTAAAAAACCTCTAGGGTATCCACCGGTTGCGTTGTTGTAA